TGATTTTTTCACCATTTACAGTTGCAAGTGTGTTTGCAAGAAGTAATTGCGAACCTAAAACGATTCCAGCAGTAAATTTTTTCAAATCTAATCCTTTAAAAAATTAAAAGTGCATTGTAAAACAATTTTTCTAGTTTAACAAAATTCTGAATTAAAATTAATTGGTAGAATTCTTAAATAAAATAACAAAGGGCTTTGCTTTGGAATTGGATAGTTTATGTACCTATTGTGGTGTTGGGTGCGAGATAAGTGCCGAAGTTTCAAATGATAAGATTTCTAAAATTTATTCTAAAAGTGAAACTGAAGTTAGTCGCGGAGACCTGTGCCTAAAAGGAAAAGAGGGTTTTGGATTTCTTTCATCTGGAAATAGATTAAGCGGTGCTTTTATCAAAAAAGAGTTTGTCCAAAAAAACATCGACCTCATCGCAGATTTGAACTTTGTTGATGAAGTAGAGATTCAAGAGAACACTTTTTACAGAATTCCATATTCTGATGGTTATAAAATTGTGGCTCGAAAGTTCAAGGAGCTTTTAAATCGGAAAGAGAAATCAGTTGCATCAATTGGCGGAGCAAGAACAAGTTGTGAAAGTGGATTTTTATTTCAAAAAATCACTCGAGAAGTTTTTAAGTCGCCACATGTGGATTGTTGTGCAAGGGTTTGCCACTCACCTAGTTTACGAGGTATGAGAGAAACAATTGGTGAAGGAGCTTCTACAAATCCATTTCGAGATTTAGAAAACAGTGAATTTATTTTGATAATTGGTTCAAACACAACAGAAGCCCACCCAATTGTCGCAAACAAGCTTTTGAAAGCGAAACAAGAGGGGAAACTTGAAATTGGGATTGTTGATATTCGAGAAACTCAAATTTTCAAAAACTCTAAATATAAAATTGTGTTGCCTTACGAAAGCAATCTACTTTTTTTAAACATGATGGCAAGAGTAATTTTAGAAGAGAATCTTGTAAATGAGAAATTTATCGATACTCGAACAAAATATTTCGCAGAATATCGAGAGTCGATTTTGGCTGATGAATATACAAATCCTGACTTTTTCAAAAAACTTTCTGGGTATGAACATCTTGCCGATGAGGTCAGACATCTTGCCCGAAACTATGCTTCTAAAAAAAGTATGATTCTTTGGGGTCTCGGTATCACTGAAAATTTTGACGGTAGCAAAGCAGTTATGGCAATGACAAATCTAGCTCTTTTGACTGGAAATATTGGTGGTTCTGGTGTCGGTCTTATGCCGTTGCGGGGTCAAAATAATGTGCAAGGTGCTTGTGATGTTGGTATGTTGCCTTATTACGATCCAGATTATGAACATCCAAAAGAGGTCGGCATGATGACTCCTGATATTTTTAAAGCGATTCTTTCGGATGAAATTTTTGGAATTTGGAATATGGGAGAGGATTTAGCACATATTCACTCAAATCTAAATATGGTGCATGAAGCTCTCAAAAAATTAGAAATTTTGATTGTAAATGAAGTGATGTTGAATGAAGTTACCAAATTTGCGGATATTCTTTTTGGTGTCAAAAGCGGATATGAAAAGACAGGTGTTTATGTAAATGCGGAAAGACGGCTTCACCTTTCTCAACCACTTGTAAAATCTGATTTGCCTGATGATTGGGAAATTATTCAGGGTGTGGAAAATGAATTTCTTGGAAATTGGAGTTACACCTCATCGGAAAATGTTTGGAACGATGTTCGTCAAAAAGTCAAAAAACGATACCTAAATGCCTCTTATGAACTTTTAGAAGAGAAACGGAGTGAGGGAATTCAGTGGCCTGTTGTTGAAAAAGAGACTCCAATTTTACATTTGGAAAGTTTCCGAACAAAAGATGGGCTTGGTCGTTTCTCGTATCACCAATACAAATTGCGGGGACAAGTTTCTGAAATTCTTAAAAATGGAACAAGTAAAACTTTCTATCTTTCAACTGGGCGGAACATAATTCATTACAACAATTCCGCACAAACTCGAGGAACTGAAAGACTTTTAAACTTACATAATCGAGATATTTTGCTTGTGAGTTTTGAAGATCGTGAATTTTTTAAGAACCGAAAAAGTGTGAAGTTGAAAAGTGCCTATGGAGAGAGTAGCGAACTACCTTTTAAAATTACAAAAACTCTTAAAAAAGGGACTCTTTTTACAACTTTTCATCATCCAGAAAGTAGGATAAATTTTCTGTTTGGCGATGAGAGAGACGAACTTATTGCAACCGCCCTTTTCAAATCTCTGCCAGTCGAAATAATTTAGATTTGTTGGAGTGTCGGATTCTCTCCGACAAAACAAAATATTAAAAACTCCTATTTTTGATACAATTTTTAAATGATTAAATTTGAGAATGTTAAAAAAAAGTTTGGCAGTCGAGAGATTCTAAAAGGTGTAAATCTTGACATTGTGCCGAACAAAACAACAGTTATTTTTGGTGTTTCTGGCGGTGGAAAATCGACAATCATCAAACATATTGTTGGACTATTAAAAGCTGATAGTGGAAATATTTTTGTTGATAATGAAAATATCACAAAAATGAACATCAAGCAGTTAAAAAGAGTTCGTAAAAAAATTGGATTTCTTTTTCAAAGTGGTGCTTTATTCGATTCTATGAATGTTTTTGACAATGTTGCATTTCCAATTGTTGAGCATGAAAAAAATATTTCAAAAAAAGAGATTATTCGGCGAGTTGAAGAAGCTCTTACTCTTGTTGGATTGAAACATGGTGAGATTATTCATCTTTTTCCGCATGAATTGAGTGGAGGAATGAGAAAACGGGTCGGACTTGCGAGAACAATAATTATGAAACCTAAAATATTACTTTACGACGAACCAACAAGCGGACTTGACCCTGTTAGTAGTGATTTAATTACTGGAATGATTCGACATTTACAAGATGAATTAAGAGTTACTTCGATTCTGATTTCACATGATGTAAAAGAGAGTTTTAAATCTGGAGACTATTTTGCGATGCTTTTTGGAGGACAAATTGTAGATTATGGAAATGAGTATTTTTTTAAGACCTCCGCAAGTCCAGTAATAAAGCAATTTTTATCAGGTTCTGCGAAAGGTCCTATTCAATTTAATTAATGTTCTTCAAGGTGTCCCAAAATTAATTTTGTGTAATAAATAATTAGTGGACACATAACAATTGTTCCAAGCATTGCAGGAGCTAACCAAATTACCCAACTAACAGTAACAACAAGATACCAAAGTGATAAAAACACAACAATCATGTAAAGAAGTGTCGTAATTCTACTCGCTACAAAATAGAAGAGAATAAAAATTGAAACTGCGATTCCCATTTCAAAATGAGATGGTTCAATTCCAGAAACAGAAACAAAAACTTGATTGAGTGGAACAGAGAGTGAGAATAGAACAGTTCCAACTAAAACAGCCATAAGACCAAAGCCAAAACCTGCCAAACCACTCAAGAAAGAGAACTCAAGAAAAGCATTTTTTCCCATATGAAATCCTTTTATTTTTAATGCAAATTTGCATTTCTTATATTTACAGGATAATAATACAATAAATCATTAATTTTTGGCAAACAAAAAGGGTTTATATTTGGAAATTTATCTCGTAGGCGGTTATGTTAGAGACAAACTTTTAGGATTTGATGGTAGTGATAGAGATTTTGTTGTTGTAAATTCATCAGTTGAAGAGATGTATAGAAATAATTTTGTGAAAGTTGGAAAGGATTTCCCTGTTTTTATAGATCAAGAGACAAGGGAAGAGTATGCACTTGCGAGAAGAGATAAAAAGACTGGAGTTGGATATAAAGGTTTTATGTTCGAGATTAAAGATGTGAAATTAGAAGAGGACCTTTATCGTCGAGATCTAACAATTAATGCGATGGCAATGAGTGGAGATGGCGACCTCATCGATCCTTATGGCGGACAGAGTGATTTAGAAAAGAAGATTTTGAGACATGTGTCTAATGCATTTAGCGAAGATCCGTTACGAGTTTTACGACTTGCTCGTTTTAAGTCCCGTTTTTACGACTTTTCCATTGCTCCCGAAACAGTAGAACTTGTTCATGAAATTCGAGATAGTGGAGAACTTGACACATTAACACCTGAACGAGTCTATCTTGAAATTGAAAAGAGCCTTAAAAAAGGTGAAATTTATCTTTTCTTTCAAACATTACAAGACTTGGGTGTTTTAAAAAATATTTTTCCAGAAGTTGAGAATTTTGAAAGTCTGAAAAAAGTAGCGATGAGGTCTCCAATTGAAACAGTTTTTGCACTTCTTCCGTTTGAATTAACAAAACGACTCAAAACACAAAAAAAAGTTTTGCACTTTTCTGAAATATATCAAGGCGAAAGAGATTTAAAAACAGCAGAAGGTCTTCACCAATTTTTTAATAAGATTAAATCTTGTAAAAGACTTAAAGAGCTTGTCTATTTTTTAGACCTTATGGGAGAATATGAAAAGAATGAGTTAGCTCGACTTTTTATTCTTTGGAAAGACCTTTCTAAAAGTTTCAACTTTAAAAGTTTGGAAAAAGGAACTGATATTAATAAAGTTTTTACCGCTTTTAGAATTTCAGAATTGAAAAAAAATCTCGATATTTCTAATAGTTTAGAATAGAAAAAGGATTTTTAAATGAAAAGAAGAGATTTTTTAAAACTTTCTGCAATTACAGCTTCTTCAATTTTTATGCCATCTTCTGTTTTTGGAGCAGGTGAAGAGAACATGAGTTTCGACTACTCTGTTTTTGATTCTGTAAATTTCAGCGGTGATAATATTACAAATCACTCTCCTCAAATTCTTGCTATTTTTCTTGCTGGTGGTTCGTCTCAACTTGCGGGAAATTTAACAAACTTTACGGACATGAAACGA
This genomic stretch from Thiovulum sp. ES harbors:
- a CDS encoding Formate dehydrogenase Fdh (PFAM: Molybdopterin oxidoreductase; Molydopterin dinucleotide binding domain; Molybdopterin oxidoreductase Fe4S4 domain), which produces MELDSLCTYCGVGCEISAEVSNDKISKIYSKSETEVSRGDLCLKGKEGFGFLSSGNRLSGAFIKKEFVQKNIDLIADLNFVDEVEIQENTFYRIPYSDGYKIVARKFKELLNRKEKSVASIGGARTSCESGFLFQKITREVFKSPHVDCCARVCHSPSLRGMRETIGEGASTNPFRDLENSEFILIIGSNTTEAHPIVANKLLKAKQEGKLEIGIVDIRETQIFKNSKYKIVLPYESNLLFLNMMARVILEENLVNEKFIDTRTKYFAEYRESILADEYTNPDFFKKLSGYEHLADEVRHLARNYASKKSMILWGLGITENFDGSKAVMAMTNLALLTGNIGGSGVGLMPLRGQNNVQGACDVGMLPYYDPDYEHPKEVGMMTPDIFKAILSDEIFGIWNMGEDLAHIHSNLNMVHEALKKLEILIVNEVMLNEVTKFADILFGVKSGYEKTGVYVNAERRLHLSQPLVKSDLPDDWEIIQGVENEFLGNWSYTSSENVWNDVRQKVKKRYLNASYELLEEKRSEGIQWPVVEKETPILHLESFRTKDGLGRFSYHQYKLRGQVSEILKNGTSKTFYLSTGRNIIHYNNSAQTRGTERLLNLHNRDILLVSFEDREFFKNRKSVKLKSAYGESSELPFKITKTLKKGTLFTTFHHPESRINFLFGDERDELIATALFKSLPVEII
- a CDS encoding ABC-type transport system involved in resistance to organic solvents, ATPase component (PFAM: ABC transporter): MIKFENVKKKFGSREILKGVNLDIVPNKTTVIFGVSGGGKSTIIKHIVGLLKADSGNIFVDNENITKMNIKQLKRVRKKIGFLFQSGALFDSMNVFDNVAFPIVEHEKNISKKEIIRRVEEALTLVGLKHGEIIHLFPHELSGGMRKRVGLARTIIMKPKILLYDEPTSGLDPVSSDLITGMIRHLQDELRVTSILISHDVKESFKSGDYFAMLFGGQIVDYGNEYFFKTSASPVIKQFLSGSAKGPIQFN
- a CDS encoding tRNA nucleotidyltransferase/poly(A) polymerase (PFAM: Poly A polymerase head domain) encodes the protein MEIYLVGGYVRDKLLGFDGSDRDFVVVNSSVEEMYRNNFVKVGKDFPVFIDQETREEYALARRDKKTGVGYKGFMFEIKDVKLEEDLYRRDLTINAMAMSGDGDLIDPYGGQSDLEKKILRHVSNAFSEDPLRVLRLARFKSRFYDFSIAPETVELVHEIRDSGELDTLTPERVYLEIEKSLKKGEIYLFFQTLQDLGVLKNIFPEVENFESLKKVAMRSPIETVFALLPFELTKRLKTQKKVLHFSEIYQGERDLKTAEGLHQFFNKIKSCKRLKELVYFLDLMGEYEKNELARLFILWKDLSKSFNFKSLEKGTDINKVFTAFRISELKKNLDISNSLE